In Synechococcus sp. Nb3U1, one DNA window encodes the following:
- a CDS encoding fasciclin domain-containing protein, whose translation MIRKFSLAGLAILAAALLAACGSSSGDTAVSPPSPPPTVSPSPTPAPSDIVTIAAGNPDFSTLVTALQAADLVGALQAEGPFTVFAPTNDAFAALPEGTVESLLLPENQAELVRILTYHVVPAAAPSSALSSGQQVTTLEGSPVTVTIENGVIKINDATVITPDIEAANGIIHVIDAVLIPPQ comes from the coding sequence ATGATTCGTAAATTTTCTCTGGCTGGGTTGGCCATCCTCGCCGCTGCGCTGCTGGCTGCCTGCGGAAGTTCTAGTGGCGACACGGCGGTGTCTCCTCCTTCCCCTCCGCCCACCGTATCTCCCAGCCCTACTCCTGCTCCGTCAGATATTGTTACGATTGCTGCCGGTAATCCCGACTTCAGCACTTTGGTCACCGCCTTGCAGGCCGCAGATTTGGTTGGGGCACTCCAAGCAGAAGGCCCCTTCACGGTCTTTGCCCCCACCAACGATGCTTTTGCTGCTTTGCCCGAAGGAACTGTAGAGAGTCTGCTCCTGCCAGAAAATCAGGCTGAATTGGTACGCATTCTCACCTATCACGTTGTGCCTGCTGCCGCCCCATCCAGCGCGCTCAGCTCTGGCCAGCAGGTGACCACCTTAGAGGGATCCCCTGTGACTGTCACCATTGAAAATGGCGTGATCAAAATCAACGACGCGACGGTAATCACCCCCGATATCGAGGCGGCCAATGGCATTATCCACGTCATTGATGCGGTGCTGATTCCACCCCAGTAG
- the menA gene encoding 2-carboxy-1,4-naphthoquinone phytyltransferase: protein MDLGASPVQPSEQASWSGPSRKQLWIAAIKPPMYSVAIMPIWVGSAIAYAQVGAMDWRVLAVFLGAAICILAWINISNDVFDAQTGIDKNKHHSLVNLTGKPEQVFWVGNAFLALGLLGILWLSWRQSDPTVLVLVLIACGLGYAYQGPPLRLGYQGIGEILCFFSFGPLAVLAAHYSQIQTWSLTGLAASLVVGMVTSLILFCSHFHQVQDDLASGKRSPVVRLGTLRSARLIPWICGSIFGLTAIFVGLGIFPVWTLLSLAGIPFAVQLSRLLGTYHDQPQRISQSKFIAVALHFWVGLFLGLGFMLSRLG from the coding sequence ATGGATCTCGGTGCTAGCCCAGTGCAACCTTCCGAACAGGCTTCCTGGAGCGGCCCCTCGCGCAAACAACTGTGGATAGCCGCCATCAAGCCTCCCATGTACAGTGTGGCGATCATGCCGATTTGGGTGGGATCCGCCATTGCCTATGCTCAGGTGGGGGCGATGGATTGGCGGGTTTTGGCGGTATTTTTGGGGGCTGCCATCTGCATTTTGGCCTGGATCAACATCAGCAATGATGTCTTCGATGCACAAACGGGTATCGACAAAAACAAGCATCACTCGCTGGTGAATCTGACGGGTAAGCCGGAGCAGGTGTTTTGGGTGGGCAACGCTTTCTTAGCCCTCGGCCTACTGGGAATCCTATGGCTGAGCTGGCGGCAATCGGATCCGACGGTGCTGGTGCTGGTGTTGATCGCCTGTGGGCTGGGGTATGCCTACCAAGGGCCACCCTTGCGTCTGGGCTATCAGGGCATTGGGGAGATCCTCTGCTTTTTCAGCTTTGGACCATTGGCGGTTCTGGCCGCCCACTACAGCCAAATTCAAACCTGGTCGCTGACGGGGCTAGCGGCTTCTTTGGTGGTGGGGATGGTCACCAGTTTGATCTTGTTTTGTTCCCATTTTCATCAGGTTCAGGATGATCTGGCCTCCGGCAAGCGCTCGCCGGTGGTGCGGCTGGGGACCCTGCGCTCGGCTCGCCTTATCCCCTGGATCTGTGGCAGCATTTTTGGGTTGACGGCGATCTTTGTGGGTTTGGGGATATTTCCGGTTTGGACGTTGCTCAGCTTGGCGGGGATCCCCTTTGCGGTGCAGCTGTCGCGGTTGTTGGGTACCTATCATGACCAGCCGCAGCGAATTAGCCAATCGAAGTTCATCGCTGTCGCTCTGCACTTTTGGGTGGGGCTATTTCTGGGGTTGGGGTTTATGCTGAGTCGCCTTGGCTGA